A region of Rhodoferax potami DNA encodes the following proteins:
- a CDS encoding DUF4442 domain-containing protein, whose translation MSIPAAHASTARPNRLARSVAKLDRVPAALRPWLRNKVMGRAVPFTGTAGLNFAHMAPERVEIAVANVRRVQNHIQGVHAAAMALLAETATGMVVGMNVRDDCLPLAKTMRIDFKRRAQGAMRAVATLSDAQRQLMQQSDKGEVSVPVLVSDESGEQPIQCEFIWAWIPTPKK comes from the coding sequence ATGAGCATTCCCGCTGCCCACGCATCGACCGCCCGGCCCAACCGGCTGGCGCGTTCGGTTGCCAAGCTGGACCGCGTGCCTGCGGCCTTGCGTCCTTGGTTGCGCAACAAGGTCATGGGCCGTGCGGTGCCGTTCACCGGCACTGCGGGCCTTAACTTCGCACACATGGCGCCTGAACGTGTGGAGATTGCCGTGGCCAATGTGCGCCGCGTGCAAAACCACATTCAGGGCGTGCATGCCGCTGCCATGGCGCTGCTGGCCGAGACGGCAACCGGCATGGTGGTGGGCATGAATGTGCGGGACGACTGCCTGCCCCTAGCCAAGACGATGCGCATCGACTTCAAACGACGTGCCCAAGGCGCCATGCGCGCAGTGGCCACTTTGTCGGATGCGCAACGCCAGCTCATGCAGCAAAGCGATAAGGGCGAGGTCAGCGTGCCGGTACTGGTCAGCGACGAATCGGGCGAACAGCCCATTCAATGTGAATTCATCTGGGCGTGGATACCCACCCCGAAAAAATAA
- a CDS encoding TetR/AcrR family transcriptional regulator, translated as MTPTETLPAAPAEDAAPPEAKRPRGRPRKTEDERDDGNRRHELLKAAAQLFRRQGFAATTTRDIANSAGMQSGSPFYHFKSKDALLFAVMEAGMHSALANQQRVLGDAAYAALSPADKLRRLVHAHFEVLLGPGNDFVPVMLYEWRSLQRPQRKVLHKLIAAYEALWMPVLQALQDSGQLKAPVGVARLLILGALNWSVQWFDPAKGATVEALGGHAVAMFIQEV; from the coding sequence ATGACCCCTACCGAGACCCTGCCTGCCGCGCCCGCTGAAGATGCCGCCCCACCCGAGGCCAAACGCCCGCGTGGCCGTCCCCGCAAAACCGAAGACGAGCGCGATGACGGCAACCGCCGCCACGAGCTGCTCAAGGCCGCAGCCCAGCTCTTCCGCCGCCAAGGGTTCGCCGCGACCACCACCCGCGACATCGCCAACTCGGCCGGCATGCAGAGCGGCTCGCCTTTCTACCACTTCAAAAGCAAAGACGCGCTCTTGTTCGCCGTCATGGAGGCGGGCATGCATTCGGCGCTGGCCAACCAGCAGCGGGTGCTAGGTGACGCGGCCTATGCCGCACTGAGCCCGGCCGACAAACTGCGCCGCCTCGTCCATGCGCACTTTGAGGTGCTGCTCGGGCCGGGTAATGACTTTGTGCCGGTCATGCTATATGAGTGGCGCTCCTTGCAGCGCCCGCAGCGCAAGGTGCTGCACAAACTGATTGCCGCCTACGAGGCCCTGTGGATGCCGGTGTTGCAGGCCCTGCAGGACAGCGGCCAGCTCAAGGCGCCGGTGGGCGTGGCGCGCCTGCTGATTCTGGGCGCGCTCAACTGGTCGGTGCAATGGTTCGACCCCGCCAAAGGGGCCACGGTAGAAGCGCTCGGCGGACACGCCGTCGCCATGTTCATTCAGGAGGTGTGA
- a CDS encoding enoyl-CoA hydratase → MQDILIHTDAGITTITLNRVEKKNSFTQSMYATCADALDAARDDAAVRVVVFQGDATVFSAGNDIGDFLGAPPKAQDAPVFRFLRALAAFPKPIVAAVCGPAVGIGTTMLFHCDLVYAGDNAAFSMPFVNLGLCPEAASSLLVPQMMGYHRAAEALLMGEPFMAEAALEVGLANRVVPPTEANAVAQAQARKLAAKPIASLIETKRLLKKGQMEQVLARIDEEAVSFGRMLGEPSAKEAFTAFMEKRKPDFTKV, encoded by the coding sequence ATGCAAGACATCCTGATCCACACCGACGCCGGCATCACCACCATCACCCTGAACCGGGTCGAAAAAAAGAACTCCTTCACCCAGTCCATGTACGCCACCTGCGCCGACGCGCTGGACGCGGCGCGTGACGACGCTGCGGTGCGTGTGGTGGTGTTCCAGGGCGACGCCACCGTGTTCAGTGCCGGCAACGACATCGGCGACTTCCTGGGCGCACCGCCCAAGGCGCAGGACGCACCGGTGTTTCGCTTTTTGCGGGCTCTGGCGGCCTTCCCCAAGCCAATCGTTGCGGCGGTATGCGGCCCGGCGGTCGGCATCGGCACCACGATGCTGTTCCATTGCGACCTGGTGTACGCAGGTGATAACGCAGCTTTCTCCATGCCCTTCGTGAACCTGGGCCTGTGCCCTGAAGCGGCGTCCAGCCTGCTGGTGCCCCAGATGATGGGTTACCACCGTGCCGCCGAGGCCTTGCTCATGGGCGAGCCCTTCATGGCCGAAGCCGCCCTCGAAGTCGGTCTGGCTAACCGCGTGGTACCGCCCACCGAAGCCAATGCCGTCGCCCAGGCTCAGGCCCGCAAGCTGGCTGCCAAGCCCATCGCCTCGCTGATCGAAACCAAGCGCCTGCTCAAGAAAGGGCAGATGGAGCAAGTGCTGGCCCGCATCGACGAAGAAGCCGTCAGCTTCGGTCGCATGTTGGGTGAGCCTTCTGCCAAAGAGGCGTTCACCGCGTTTATGGAGAAACGCAAGCCAGACTTCACCAAGGTCTGA
- a CDS encoding DUF2147 domain-containing protein produces the protein MIRTSLVIALGLTATAAMAQMSPVGLWRQVDDKTGQAKSEIRIVEEGGVVTARIEKRLDPAAKPEDKCDECKDDRKGKPIVGLEIIRGVKKVEGKEVWDGGKILDPAEGKEYNARLTPIEGGKKLEMRGSIAFFGRTQTWTRIQ, from the coding sequence ATGATTCGCACATCGCTCGTAATTGCTCTCGGCCTGACTGCCACTGCCGCTATGGCCCAAATGAGCCCTGTGGGCTTGTGGCGCCAAGTGGACGATAAAACCGGCCAGGCCAAGTCGGAAATCCGCATCGTCGAAGAAGGCGGTGTCGTCACCGCCCGCATCGAGAAGCGGCTCGACCCTGCGGCAAAGCCCGAAGACAAGTGCGACGAGTGCAAAGATGACCGTAAAGGCAAGCCCATCGTCGGGCTTGAAATCATCCGTGGCGTGAAGAAGGTGGAAGGCAAAGAGGTCTGGGACGGCGGCAAGATTCTCGACCCCGCAGAGGGCAAGGAATACAACGCCCGCCTCACCCCTATCGAAGGTGGCAAGAAGCTGGAGATGCGCGGTTCTATCGCCTTCTTCGGCCGCACGCAGACCTGGACCCGCATCCAGTAA
- a CDS encoding acyl-CoA dehydrogenase C-terminal domain-containing protein has protein sequence MPTYTPPLRDMQFVMHEVLNVAQDLQQIPKHAEMDVETINAVLEEGGKFAAEVAFPLNISGDTEGCTIDQTTHAVTTPKGFKEAYRQYIDGGWAALACDPEYGGQGLPYVVNGMFYEMLNSANQAWTMYPGLTHGAYAALETHGTPEQKATYLPKMTSGEWTGTMCLTEPHCGTDLGLMRTKAEPQADGTYKITGNKIFISAGEHDMTDNIIHLVLARLPDAPPGIKGISLFIVPKFHVNADGSLGERNGIYCGGLEHKMGIHGNATCQMVLEDAVGTMVGQANKGMQGMFVMMNAARLGVGNQSLGLTEVAFQNALAYAKDRIQMRSLSGTKAKDKPADPIIVHPDVRKMLMTARAYADGGRALQVYCSMLLEKEHNHPDEKVRKDAGEMLALLTPIAKAFLTDNGHIATNACMQVFGGHGFIKEWGMEQFVRDNRINMIYEGTNTIQSLDLLGRKVLGNNGATLKKFGKLVGALVAEEGVNEKMAEFITPIAILGEQMTKFTTEVGFKGFQNPDEVGAAAVDYLRVAGHLVFGYFFARMAQVALREIAAGSTDPFYTAKLQTARFYFAKLFPETATLMRTARTGSKVLMDTNAALA, from the coding sequence ATGCCTACTTACACCCCCCCACTGCGCGACATGCAATTTGTGATGCACGAAGTGCTGAACGTGGCGCAAGACCTGCAGCAGATCCCCAAACACGCTGAGATGGATGTGGAAACCATCAACGCCGTGTTGGAAGAGGGCGGCAAGTTCGCTGCCGAAGTGGCGTTCCCCCTGAACATCAGCGGTGACACCGAAGGTTGCACGATCGACCAGACCACTCACGCAGTCACCACCCCCAAGGGCTTCAAGGAAGCCTATCGCCAGTACATCGACGGCGGCTGGGCTGCACTTGCCTGCGACCCTGAGTACGGCGGCCAAGGCCTGCCCTATGTGGTCAACGGCATGTTCTACGAAATGCTCAACAGCGCCAACCAAGCCTGGACCATGTACCCCGGCCTGACCCACGGTGCGTATGCCGCGCTGGAAACGCACGGCACCCCTGAGCAAAAAGCCACTTACCTGCCCAAGATGACCAGCGGCGAGTGGACCGGCACCATGTGCCTGACCGAACCTCACTGCGGCACCGATTTGGGCTTGATGCGCACCAAGGCCGAGCCACAGGCAGACGGCACCTACAAGATCACCGGCAACAAGATTTTCATCAGCGCCGGCGAGCACGACATGACCGACAACATCATTCACCTGGTGTTGGCACGTTTGCCCGATGCGCCTCCCGGCATCAAAGGCATCAGCCTGTTCATCGTGCCCAAGTTCCATGTAAATGCTGACGGCTCCTTGGGCGAGCGCAACGGCATTTACTGTGGCGGCCTCGAGCACAAAATGGGCATTCACGGCAATGCCACTTGCCAGATGGTGCTGGAAGACGCCGTGGGCACCATGGTGGGCCAGGCCAACAAGGGCATGCAAGGCATGTTCGTGATGATGAACGCTGCCCGTCTGGGCGTGGGCAACCAGTCTTTGGGTCTCACCGAAGTTGCATTCCAGAACGCATTGGCCTACGCCAAAGACCGCATCCAGATGCGTAGCCTCTCCGGTACCAAGGCCAAAGACAAGCCCGCAGACCCTATCATCGTGCACCCTGATGTGCGCAAGATGCTGATGACTGCCCGTGCCTACGCAGACGGCGGCCGCGCCTTGCAGGTCTACTGCTCGATGTTGCTGGAAAAAGAGCACAACCACCCCGATGAAAAAGTCCGCAAAGACGCTGGCGAAATGCTCGCTTTGCTGACCCCTATTGCCAAAGCCTTCCTGACCGACAACGGCCACATTGCCACCAACGCTTGCATGCAAGTTTTCGGCGGCCACGGTTTCATCAAGGAATGGGGCATGGAGCAGTTTGTGCGCGACAACCGCATCAACATGATCTATGAAGGCACTAACACCATCCAGTCTCTGGATTTGTTGGGCCGCAAGGTCTTGGGCAACAACGGCGCCACCCTCAAGAAGTTCGGCAAGCTGGTCGGCGCGCTGGTGGCCGAAGAAGGCGTGAACGAAAAGATGGCTGAATTCATCACCCCGATCGCCATCCTGGGCGAGCAGATGACCAAGTTCACCACCGAAGTCGGCTTCAAGGGCTTCCAGAACCCTGACGAAGTGGGCGCCGCCGCCGTGGACTACCTGCGTGTGGCAGGTCACTTGGTGTTCGGCTACTTCTTTGCCCGTATGGCCCAAGTGGCCTTACGTGAAATTGCGGCCGGTAGCACCGATCCGTTCTACACCGCCAAGCTGCAGACCGCACGCTTCTACTTCGCCAAGCTGTTCCCCGAAACCGCGACCCTGATGCGCACTGCCCGCACTGGCTCCAAAGTTTTGATGGACACCAACGCCGCTCTGGCTTAA
- a CDS encoding 3-hydroxyacyl-CoA dehydrogenase/enoyl-CoA hydratase family protein: MSRFQVRKVAVLGAGVMGAQIAAHLVNVKVPVVLFDLPAKEGPKNGIVTRAIENLKKLKPAPLGVVDDAGLIGQANYEEHLEQLRDCDLIIEAIAERMDWKLDLYKKIAPFIGPNTIVASNTSGLSITKLSEALPEEIKPRFCGIHFFNPPRYMALVELINTPTTEAHYLDALEGFVTSTLGKGVVRAKDSPNFIANRVGIAGMLATMKEVENFGLTYDVVDDLTGKKLGRASSGTFRTADVVGLDTMAHVIKTLQDTLSIDTDPFYESFATPVVLKTLLEMGNLGQKSKAGFFKKVGRDVLRFDGESQEYVPGGEKADEVYARMLKKPAAERLKLLRNAEGKQGQFLWAILRNSFHYAAIHLASIADNARDVDFCMRWGFGMKQGPFELWQEAGWLEVAKMVQEDIDAGKALCKAPLPEWVFKGPVADAGGVHTAAGSWNPTTGTFVPVRKLPVYERQHFPESVLGSNAPKAETAGKTIFEDESIRLWTLDEPVLIASIKTKMHAIGGGVIEGLLQAQELAEKEYQGLVIWSPDEMFSAGADLQGMMPAFMIGGAKAIEGAEAELQNAMLKLRYSKVPVISAIRGLALGGGCELAVYSSKRVAAMESYIGLVEVGVGLVPGAGGLTYIARRAAENMALSTSKDLLPFLTEGFTAAAMAKVGTSALESRKLGYLLESDVVVAHKDELLFVAINEAKALYTSGYRAPHKRSFPVAGRSGIATIRAQLVNMRDGGFISAHDFHIGLLIAEVVCGGQVDAGTLVTEEYLMAMERKAFCSLLTHPKTQERIMGMMSTGKPVRN; the protein is encoded by the coding sequence ATGTCCCGTTTCCAAGTCCGTAAAGTCGCCGTGCTCGGCGCAGGCGTGATGGGCGCGCAAATCGCAGCCCACCTCGTCAACGTCAAAGTACCCGTGGTGCTGTTTGATCTGCCCGCCAAAGAAGGCCCCAAGAATGGCATCGTCACCCGTGCTATTGAGAACCTCAAGAAGCTCAAGCCCGCCCCCTTGGGCGTGGTGGATGACGCTGGCCTGATCGGCCAAGCCAACTACGAAGAGCACCTCGAACAGCTGCGCGACTGCGACCTCATCATTGAGGCCATCGCCGAGCGCATGGACTGGAAGCTGGACCTCTACAAAAAGATCGCGCCCTTCATCGGCCCCAACACGATTGTTGCGTCCAACACTTCCGGCCTGTCGATCACCAAACTGTCGGAAGCGCTGCCAGAAGAAATCAAGCCCCGCTTCTGCGGTATCCACTTCTTCAACCCGCCCCGCTACATGGCGCTGGTGGAGTTGATCAACACCCCCACCACCGAAGCCCACTACCTCGATGCGCTCGAAGGCTTTGTGACCAGCACCCTGGGCAAGGGCGTGGTGCGTGCCAAGGACTCCCCCAACTTCATCGCCAACCGCGTCGGTATCGCCGGCATGTTGGCCACCATGAAGGAAGTGGAAAACTTCGGCCTGACCTATGACGTGGTCGATGACCTGACCGGTAAGAAGCTGGGGCGCGCATCCTCCGGCACATTCCGCACTGCGGACGTGGTCGGCCTGGACACCATGGCCCACGTGATCAAGACGTTGCAAGACACGCTCAGCATCGACACCGATCCCTTCTACGAGAGCTTTGCCACCCCTGTGGTGCTCAAGACGCTGCTGGAAATGGGCAACCTGGGCCAGAAGTCCAAAGCCGGTTTCTTCAAGAAGGTCGGCCGCGACGTGCTGCGTTTCGACGGCGAAAGCCAAGAGTACGTGCCCGGTGGTGAGAAGGCCGACGAGGTCTACGCCCGCATGCTCAAGAAGCCAGCCGCCGAGCGCCTGAAGCTCCTGCGCAATGCCGAAGGCAAGCAGGGTCAGTTCCTGTGGGCCATCCTGCGCAACAGCTTCCACTACGCTGCCATTCACCTGGCGTCCATCGCCGACAACGCCCGCGATGTGGACTTCTGCATGCGCTGGGGCTTCGGCATGAAACAAGGCCCTTTCGAGCTCTGGCAAGAGGCCGGTTGGCTCGAAGTGGCCAAGATGGTTCAAGAAGATATCGACGCCGGCAAGGCCCTGTGCAAAGCGCCGCTGCCCGAGTGGGTGTTCAAAGGCCCCGTGGCAGATGCCGGTGGTGTGCACACCGCGGCAGGTTCCTGGAACCCCACCACAGGCACCTTTGTACCGGTGCGCAAGCTGCCCGTGTACGAGCGCCAGCACTTCCCCGAAAGCGTATTGGGCTCCAACGCGCCCAAGGCCGAGACAGCAGGCAAGACTATTTTTGAAGACGAGTCCATCCGCCTGTGGACGCTGGATGAGCCGGTGCTGATTGCCAGCATCAAGACCAAGATGCACGCTATCGGTGGCGGCGTGATCGAAGGCCTGCTGCAAGCCCAGGAGCTGGCCGAGAAGGAATACCAAGGCTTGGTGATCTGGTCGCCGGACGAGATGTTCTCCGCCGGTGCCGACCTGCAAGGCATGATGCCTGCCTTCATGATCGGTGGCGCCAAAGCCATCGAAGGCGCAGAAGCCGAGCTGCAAAACGCCATGCTCAAGCTGCGCTATTCCAAGGTGCCCGTCATTTCCGCCATCCGCGGATTGGCGCTGGGCGGTGGTTGCGAGCTGGCCGTTTACTCCAGCAAGCGCGTGGCGGCGATGGAAAGCTACATCGGCTTGGTGGAAGTTGGCGTGGGCCTGGTGCCCGGTGCCGGCGGCCTGACCTACATTGCACGGCGCGCCGCGGAGAACATGGCACTGTCCACCTCCAAGGATCTGCTGCCTTTCCTGACCGAAGGCTTCACCGCTGCGGCCATGGCCAAGGTAGGCACCAGTGCGCTCGAAAGCCGCAAGTTGGGTTACCTGCTGGAGAGCGATGTGGTGGTGGCCCATAAAGACGAGCTCTTGTTCGTGGCCATCAACGAAGCCAAGGCTTTGTACACCTCCGGCTACCGTGCACCGCACAAGCGCAGCTTCCCTGTGGCCGGTCGCAGTGGCATTGCCACGATCCGCGCCCAGTTGGTCAACATGCGCGACGGTGGCTTCATCAGCGCGCACGATTTCCATATCGGCTTGCTGATTGCAGAGGTGGTGTGTGGCGGCCAAGTGGATGCCGGCACCCTGGTGACGGAGGAATACCTCATGGCCATGGAACGCAAGGCCTTCTGCAGCCTGCTGACCCACCCCAAGACGCAAGAACGCATCATGGGCATGATGTCCACCGGCAAGCCGGTGCGTAACTGA
- a CDS encoding acyl-CoA thioesterase, translating to MSTHVFDEAIALQAQPDGSWTGHTHPAYANMVGPFGGITAAQALNGVLQHPERLGDPVSLTVNFCAALADGPFTVMARAARTNRSTQHWTIEIQQGDAIVMTGTAVTAVRRETWGVDEEPMPLCPPPAEVPPPQVMAPMEFVKRYEQLPVTGQLPAVWDGSGHSSLSQIWVRDNPPRPLDFASLACISDVFFPRVFIRRATHVPVGTVSLTVYFHASAEQLAATGTGYLLGQAQAQAFRNGFFDQSSQLWNEAGVLLVTTHQIVYYKQ from the coding sequence ATGAGTACCCACGTTTTTGATGAAGCCATCGCGCTGCAAGCGCAGCCGGATGGCAGCTGGACAGGCCACACCCACCCGGCGTACGCCAACATGGTGGGGCCGTTTGGCGGCATCACTGCGGCACAGGCCCTGAACGGAGTGCTGCAGCACCCGGAGCGATTGGGCGACCCGGTGTCGCTGACGGTGAATTTTTGCGCGGCCCTGGCCGACGGCCCCTTCACCGTCATGGCGCGCGCGGCGCGCACCAACCGGTCGACCCAGCACTGGACCATCGAGATCCAGCAGGGGGATGCGATTGTCATGACCGGCACGGCGGTGACCGCCGTGCGCCGTGAGACCTGGGGCGTGGACGAAGAGCCCATGCCCCTGTGCCCGCCACCCGCCGAAGTACCGCCGCCGCAAGTCATGGCGCCCATGGAGTTTGTGAAGCGCTATGAGCAGCTGCCGGTGACCGGCCAGTTGCCCGCGGTGTGGGATGGCAGCGGCCACAGCAGCCTGAGCCAAATCTGGGTGCGTGACAATCCGCCGCGTCCCCTGGACTTTGCGTCGCTGGCCTGCATTTCAGACGTCTTTTTCCCCCGTGTGTTTATCCGCCGGGCTACCCATGTGCCTGTGGGCACGGTGTCGCTGACGGTGTACTTTCATGCAAGCGCCGAGCAGTTGGCTGCCACCGGTACCGGCTATCTGCTGGGGCAAGCGCAGGCGCAAGCCTTTCGCAACGGCTTTTTTGATCAGAGCAGTCAGCTCTGGAACGAAGCCGGTGTGCTGCTGGTGACCACGCACCAGATCGTCTATTACAAACAGTGA
- a CDS encoding SDR family oxidoreductase, producing MHYGSVFAPGLFAGKVVVITGGGSGIGRCTAHELASLGATVALIGRKPEKLEKAATEITEDGGNVSQHVCDIRNEDAVKACVAAIVAQHGRIDGLVNNAGGQYMTPLEAISAKGWEAVINTNLTGGFLMARECFSQSMSKHGGAIVNIVADMWGSMPGMGHSGAARAGMVSFTETAATEWAGRGVRVNAVAPGYIASSGMDHYPPEMGPMLREMAKTVPLGRFGTEAETSAGIVFLLSPAAAFISGTTLRIDGARPQVRMGWPMRVADEKAQARDAIKPFNGFHRASTPKVFQS from the coding sequence ATGCATTACGGTTCTGTCTTCGCGCCCGGCTTATTCGCTGGCAAAGTGGTGGTGATTACCGGTGGCGGCTCCGGCATCGGCCGCTGCACAGCCCATGAGCTGGCATCCTTGGGCGCCACCGTGGCGCTCATAGGCCGCAAGCCCGAAAAGCTGGAGAAAGCGGCCACTGAGATCACCGAGGACGGTGGCAACGTCAGCCAGCATGTGTGTGACATCCGCAATGAAGACGCCGTGAAGGCCTGCGTGGCTGCCATCGTGGCGCAGCACGGCCGTATTGACGGCCTAGTGAACAACGCCGGCGGCCAGTACATGACACCGCTGGAAGCCATCAGCGCCAAGGGCTGGGAGGCGGTGATCAACACCAACCTGACCGGCGGCTTTTTGATGGCACGGGAATGCTTTAGCCAAAGCATGAGCAAGCATGGCGGCGCCATCGTCAACATCGTGGCCGATATGTGGGGCTCCATGCCCGGCATGGGGCACAGTGGTGCCGCGCGCGCCGGCATGGTGAGCTTTACCGAGACTGCAGCCACCGAGTGGGCAGGCCGTGGGGTGCGGGTGAACGCCGTTGCGCCAGGCTACATCGCCTCCAGCGGCATGGACCACTATCCGCCCGAAATGGGTCCCATGCTGCGTGAAATGGCCAAGACCGTGCCCTTGGGCCGCTTTGGCACCGAGGCCGAAACCTCCGCCGGCATTGTGTTTTTGCTGAGCCCTGCAGCAGCGTTCATCAGCGGAACCACGCTGCGCATCGACGGTGCACGGCCCCAAGTGCGCATGGGCTGGCCTATGCGCGTGGCGGACGAAAAGGCGCAAGCCCGCGATGCCATCAAGCCCTTCAACGGCTTTCACCGCGCAAGCACGCCCAAGGTGTTTCAGTCATGA
- a CDS encoding acetyl-CoA C-acyltransferase, giving the protein MKQVQDAYIVAATRTPIGRSGRGYFRNTRPDELLVSALRSAMLQVPTLDPKAIEDAIIGCSFPEGEQGMNMARVAVGLAFDHPVGGITVNRFCASGISAIQMAADRIRVGEADVLIAGGAESMSMVPMGGGKPSFNPEVFARDENVGIAYGMGLTAEKVAQQWKVTREMQDAFALESHLRAIKAQQAGEFTDEITPIDVIERTPNLATGEVSTRTRTVNLDEGPRPDTSIEGLAKLKPVFAARGSVTAGNSSQTSDGAGALILASEKAVKQFGLTPLARFVSFAARGVPPEIMGIGPIEAIPAALRYAGLQHSDIDWFELNEAFAAQSLAVINTLGLDPSKVNPMGGAIALGHPLGATGAIRAATVIHALRRNNLKYGMVTMCVGTGQGAAGIFERV; this is encoded by the coding sequence ATGAAACAAGTCCAAGACGCTTACATCGTTGCCGCCACGCGCACGCCCATCGGGCGTTCCGGCCGCGGCTATTTCCGTAACACCCGCCCTGACGAGTTGCTGGTGTCTGCCCTGCGCAGCGCCATGTTGCAAGTCCCCACCCTGGACCCCAAGGCAATTGAAGACGCCATCATCGGTTGCTCCTTCCCTGAAGGCGAGCAGGGCATGAACATGGCCCGCGTAGCCGTGGGCCTGGCGTTTGACCACCCCGTGGGCGGTATCACCGTTAACCGCTTTTGCGCGTCGGGCATTTCCGCCATTCAGATGGCGGCAGACCGCATCCGTGTGGGCGAGGCTGATGTTTTGATCGCCGGCGGTGCCGAGTCCATGAGCATGGTGCCCATGGGCGGCGGCAAGCCCTCGTTCAACCCCGAAGTGTTCGCCCGCGACGAAAACGTCGGCATCGCCTACGGTATGGGCCTGACCGCAGAAAAGGTCGCCCAGCAGTGGAAGGTGACACGCGAAATGCAAGACGCCTTCGCCCTTGAATCCCACTTGCGCGCCATCAAGGCCCAGCAGGCCGGCGAGTTCACTGACGAGATCACGCCCATCGATGTGATCGAGCGCACCCCCAACCTGGCAACCGGCGAAGTGTCCACCCGCACCCGTACCGTGAACCTCGACGAAGGCCCACGCCCCGACACCTCCATCGAAGGCCTGGCCAAGCTCAAGCCCGTGTTCGCTGCCCGCGGCAGCGTGACCGCCGGTAACAGCTCCCAGACCAGCGATGGCGCAGGCGCTTTGATTCTGGCCAGCGAAAAAGCCGTCAAGCAGTTCGGCCTGACTCCGCTGGCCCGTTTTGTGAGCTTTGCGGCCCGTGGTGTGCCACCTGAAATCATGGGTATAGGCCCGATCGAAGCCATCCCTGCCGCCCTGCGTTACGCCGGTCTGCAGCACTCCGACATCGACTGGTTCGAGCTGAACGAAGCCTTTGCCGCCCAGTCGCTGGCCGTCATCAACACCTTGGGTCTGGACCCGTCCAAGGTCAACCCCATGGGTGGCGCGATTGCGCTGGGTCACCCGCTGGGCGCTACCGGTGCCATCCGTGCGGCTACCGTTATCCACGCACTGCGCCGTAACAACCTGAAGTACGGCATGGTCACCATGTGCGTAGGCACAGGCCAAGGGGCTGCCGGCATCTTTGAGCGCGTGTAA
- a CDS encoding TetR/AcrR family transcriptional regulator: MQKGQQTKAAIVEAALGLATQIGLEGLSIGVLAEVTQMSKSGVFAHFGSREEMQISVVREYFSRFEQEVFYPALHADRGLPRVQALFGNWMKRVAVEIQSGCIFISGAVEFDDRPGPVRDALAFSVQTWLSALYRAVVLAKQCGHLRSDADEQQMAFEIHGLILALHYEARFLKNPGSIERANQGFSNILARYAVTPVTPN; the protein is encoded by the coding sequence ATGCAAAAAGGCCAGCAAACCAAGGCCGCTATCGTCGAGGCCGCTTTGGGCCTCGCTACGCAGATTGGCCTCGAAGGCTTGAGCATCGGGGTGCTTGCAGAAGTCACCCAAATGAGCAAATCCGGTGTGTTTGCACACTTTGGCTCCCGCGAAGAGATGCAAATCTCGGTGGTTCGCGAATACTTCAGCCGCTTCGAGCAAGAAGTGTTTTACCCGGCACTCCATGCTGATCGCGGGTTGCCTCGCGTCCAAGCGCTATTCGGCAATTGGATGAAGCGTGTCGCGGTAGAAATCCAATCTGGATGCATCTTCATCAGCGGTGCCGTCGAATTCGATGACCGACCAGGCCCCGTGCGTGATGCGCTGGCCTTCTCGGTCCAAACCTGGCTCAGCGCGTTGTACCGCGCCGTCGTTTTGGCCAAGCAATGTGGTCACCTGCGCTCGGATGCCGATGAGCAGCAAATGGCATTTGAGATCCACGGCCTGATCCTCGCCTTGCATTACGAGGCCCGTTTTCTCAAAAACCCCGGTTCCATCGAGCGCGCGAATCAGGGCTTTTCCAACATCCTTGCGCGATATGCCGTGACCCCGGTCACCCCGAATTAA